A part of Sander vitreus isolate 19-12246 chromosome 8, sanVit1, whole genome shotgun sequence genomic DNA contains:
- the LOC144521712 gene encoding BTB/POZ domain-containing protein kctd15-like, which yields MSSVSVSSQEGRSMSRMSLSRSPVSPLTPPQGIPSAAQLTKANAPVHIDVGGHMYTSSLATLTKYPESRIGRLFNGTEPIVLDSLKQHYFIDRDGDIFRYILSFLRTCKLLLPEDFQDFRQLYEEARFYQLAPMLGELERWQAEREARRAPPCECLVVRVAPDLGERIALSGEKVLIEEIFPETGDVMCNSLNAGWNQDPTHVIRFPLNGYCHLNSVQVLERLFQKGFSVKASCGGGVDSSLFSEYVLCRELRRRGPSVTGTPVRIKQEPLD from the exons ATGTCTTCTGTGTCGGTATCTTCTCAG GAGGGGCGGAGCATGTCCCGGATGTCTCTGAGCCGTTCCCCTGTGTCCCCCCTGACTCCCCCTCAGGGCATCCCGTCCGCCGCCCAGCTGACCAAGGCCAACGCCCCCGTGCACATCGACGTGGGGGGGCACATGTACACCAGCAGCTTGGCCACACTCACCAAGTACCCCGAGTCCAG gaTTGGGCGTCTGTTTAATGGCACGGAGCCCATCGTGTTGGACAGTCTGAAGCAGCACTACTTCATCGACAGAGACGGAGACATCTTCCGCTACATCCTCAGCTTCCTGCGCACCTGCAAGCTGCTGCTGCCCGAAGACTTCCAG gACTTCCGGCAGCTGTACGAGGAGGCTCGTTTCTACCAGCTGGCTCCGATGCTTGGGGAATTGGAGCGCTGGCAGGCGGAGCGTGAGGCGCGCCGGGCGCCACCCTGCGAATGTCTGGTAGTGCGCGTGGCGCCTGATCTGGGCGAGAGGATCGCGCTGAGTGGAGAGAAAGTCCTGATCGAGGAGATCTTCCCCGAAACCGGAGACGTCATGTGCAACTCGCTCAACGCCGGCTGGAACCAGGACCCCACGCACGTCATCCGCTTCCCGCTCAATGGGTACTGCCACCTCAACTCAGTACAG gttcTGGAGCGTCTGTTCCAGAAAGGTTTCAGCGTGAAGGCGTCCTGTGGAGGTGGCGTTGACTCGTCTCTGTTCAGCGAGTACGTCTTGTGTCGGGAGCTACGGCGCCGCGGCCCGTCGGTCACCGGCACACCGGTCCGGATCAAACAAGAACCTCTGGACTGA
- the LOC144521714 gene encoding transcription initiation factor TFIID subunit 4-like: MAGASDPLEDMLFNEVDEKAVSDLVGSLESQLGDRKAPAASYSDGKRDAAPTAAGQFSGKVREQVGSVEPQQGHPKAALLTQEPGANVSEPLSGNPLTSSTSSVAAGAVITAGASLQTVGVGASPVISPGTLPTQPGAASFQRTAVLGSSVLGSSVLGSSAAAPGAAQAIRTASPGLQSLNGGGAGAVKLGANTVISTVSAGGSTIISSMASQPNNFPPQSTAASPAAGTPQRLPGPVNGVDPKAALPLPQQGAPSPAASSSQTGSSTTAVTLKPAVNGVGQVALVRPPGAVVASIQQQRPGLVASPNRGAAPQQQLAVRPQQQTIQLPPGFSMPPGMVLVRTETGQLVMVPQQVLAQAQAKTQQAQAQAQAQANLSQRPAAPTAGTAIRVTTAATAPQTVRLATPVQTRMVQSPSATVQKALSVAPGGAAVSVKMTPQKAQTVITAGGTPVAKPAGVPSAPLTSTTPAPQPTTPARVTVVSQEMQENVKKCKNFLATLIKLASHNSPSPDTSKNVKALVQDLLDAKIEPEEFTTRLQAELKSSPQPYLIPFLKKSLPTLRQSLLSNQQSLVTPSTSAPPPPAAAITTAIRPRLPVSPASSAVRMTAPLTNTLAVNRAGVQPVQTRSPVVFSQTLRPQGTLVSRPMTIISRGLMTPAATANQRKLSDPGGGTFRDDDDINDVASMAGVNLNEENARILATSSELVGTKIRSCKDEAFLPPGLLHRRIMDTAKKLGVSEVPLDVVNLVSHATQSRLRALLEKVSAVAQHRSDAGKDEEHHEPSSDVRSQLRFFEQLERMEKQRKDEQEREILLKAAKSRARQEDPEQARLKQKAKEMQQQELAQIRQRDANLTALAAIGPRKKRKMGSPGGGASGTEVASGSAAGSPAAAASTSSSRQQLRQRITRVNLRDFIFCLEQERCTARSLTLYKALLK; the protein is encoded by the exons ATGGCGGGAGCCTCCGACCCACTGGAGGACATGCTCTTCAATGAGGTGGATGAGAAAGCAGTTAGCGACTTAGTTGGCTCTCTGGAGTCTCAGCTCGGCGACAGAAAGGCTCCCGCTGCTTCTTATTCCGACGGGAAACGGGACGCAGCGCCAACGGCCGCCGGGCAGTTCTCAGGGAAAGTGCGCGAGCAAGTGGGGTCTGTGGAGCCGCAACAAGGGCATCCAAAAGCGGCGTTACTGACCCAGGAACCCGGCGCTAACGTTTCTGAGCCGCTCTCCGGGAACCCCCTCACCTCTTCTACCTCCTCTGTCGCCGCCGGGGCCGTGATCACCGCCGGAGCGAGTCTACAAACAGTTGGAGTCGGAGCATCTCCAGTTATCTCCCCGGGAACTTTGCCCACTCAGCCGGGCGCTGCTAGCTTCCAACGGACGGCTGTTCTGGGCTCGAGCGTTCTGGGCTCGAGTGTTCTGGGCTCGAGCGCGGCGGCTCCCGGCGCGGCGCAGGCGATCAGGACCGCTTCTCCCGGATTACAAAGTTTAAACGGCGGCGGCGCCGGGGCTGTAAAGTTGGGGGCCAACACGGTGATAAGTACTGTCAGTGCCGGGGGATCCACGATCATATCCTCTATGGCTTCACAGCCTAATAACTTCCCTCCTCAGTCCACAGCGGCGTCTCCCGCCGCCGGTACTCCGCAGAGGCTCCCCGGCCCGGTGAACGGAGTCGACCCTAAAGCTGCCCTCCCGCTGCCCCAGCAGGGCGCCCCCTCCCCGGCAGCCTCCAGCTCTCAG ACGGGGAGCAGCACGACTGCTGTCACCCTGAAGCCAGCGGTGAACGGCGTGGGCCAGGTGGCGCTGGTGAGGCCCCCGGGCGCCGTGGTGGCCTCCATCCAGCAGCAGAGGCCCGGGCTGGTGGCGAGCCCCAACAGAGGCGCTGCTCCTCAGCAGCAGCTCGCCGTCAGGCCGCAGCAGCAGACCATCCAGCTACCACCAGGCTTCTCCATGCctccag GGATGGTTCTGGTCCGGACGGAGACGGGCCAGCTGGTGATGGTCCCCCAGCAGGTTCTGGCCCAGGCACAGGCCAAGACGCAGCAGGCCCAAGCCCAGGCGCAGGCGCAGGCCAACCTCAGCCAGAGACCGGCAGCACCAACGGCCGGGACTGCCATCCGGGTCACCACCGCCGCTACG GCTCCTCAGACGGTCCGCCTGGCCACCCCCGTTCAGACCAGAATGGTTCAGTCTCCCTCCGCCACCGTACAG AAGGCTCTCTCGGTGGCGCCGGGCGGAGCTGCGGTGTCGGTAAAGATGACCCCCCAGAAGGCACAGACGGTAATCACCGCGGGTGGGACACCGGTGGCCAAACCTGCCGGAGTCCCGTCCGCCCCGCTGACCAGCACCACGCCCGCCCCCCAGCCCACGACGCCCGCCAGAGTCACCGTGGTGTCGCAG GAGATGCAGGAAAACGTGAAGAAGTGTAAGAACTTCCTGGCCACTCTGATCAAGCTGGCGTCGCACAACTCTCCCTCCCCGGATACCTCCAAGAATGTCAAGGCCCTGGTGCAGGACCTGCTG gATGCAAAGATTGAGCCGGAGGAGTTCACCACTCGGCTGCAGGCTGAGTTGAAGTCCTCCCCACAGCCCTACCTCATCCCCTTCCTCAAG AAAAGCCTCCCGACCCTTCGCCAGTCTCTGCTCAGCAACCAGCAGTCTCTGGTGACGCCCAGCACCTCGGCCCCGCCCCCCCCCGCTGCCGCCATCACCACCGCCATCCGGCCACGGCTGCCCGTCAGCCCGGCCAGCAGCGCCGTCAGGATGACCGCTCCGCTCACCAACACTCTG gctgTAAACCGAGCAGGAGTCCAGCCGGTTCAGACTCGTTCTCCGGTCGTCTTCAGTCAGACTCTCAGACCTcagg GGACTCTCGTGAGTCGACCCATGACGATAATCAGCAGAGGTCTGATGACGCCGGCAgctacagccaatcagaggaagCTGAGCGACCCGGGGGGCGGGACCTTCAG AGATGACGACGACATCAACGACGTGGCGTCCATGGCCGGCGTCAACCTCAACGAGGAAAACGCCCGTATTCTAGCAACCAGCTCGGAGCTGGTGGGGACAAAGATCCGCTCGTGTAAAGACGAAGCCTTCCTGCCCCCCGGGCTGCTGCATCGCCGCATCATGGACACTG CTAAGAAGCTGGGAGTGAGCGAGGTTCCTCTGGACGTGGTGAACCTGGTGTCCCACGCCACCCAGTCCCGACTGCGTGCGCTGCTGGAGAAAGTATCGGCCGTGGCTCAGCACCGCTCAGACGCTGGCAAG GATGAAGAGCATCATGAACCCTCGTCAGATGTTCGCTCTCAGCTTCGGTTCTTCGAGCAGCTGGAGCGGATGGAGAAACAGAGGAAGGACgaacaggagagagagattCTGCTGAAAGCTGCCaag agtCGAGCTCGGCAGGAGGATCCTGAACAAGCTCGTCTGAAGCAGAAAGCTAAAgag ATGCAGCAGCAGGAGTTGGCTCAGATCAGACAGCGAGACGCCAACCTCACGGCTCTCGCCGCCATCGGGCCGCGCAAGAAACGCAAGATGGGCTCACCGGGAGGCGGCGCGTCTGGCACAGAG gtggCGTCCGGCTCGGCTGCAGGCTCCCCGGCAGCAGCGGCGTCTACCTCGTCGTCCCGGCAACAGCTGCGTCAGCGGATCACACGAGTTAACCTCAGGGACTTCATCTTCTGTCTGGAGCAGGAACGCTGCACTGCACGCTCGCTCACGCTCTACAAGGCGCTGCTGAAATGA